One uncultured Gellertiella sp. genomic window carries:
- a CDS encoding mechanosensitive ion channel family protein — protein MAVFLLVALAVSSRHAEAQTAPPVQTAPPVQTGPTVQTAHPAPMPGAQPDPLVDVGVSLDKARRQLTSLAELSNQPTADDARLVDLKAKVDDLARSVLKTSVALRPRLGEIASRLKDLGDPPKDGQPPEAQEETDERKRLTDERGRINAITGTAENISVDAGALANHITQLRRALFTDTLTRRSILSVDMLSEASTALATEVDDFRRAIVSWTTFVWRTKQVQLFSAVTLSIISALVFLSGGYRMLGFLIRRNPEDPDPPYIGRLSVAFWSTMLSAMALWSFLAACAFFMDTFNVLRPDIAPIISASLTMIGLVYFVWRLSHAVFAPFASSWRLVRVSNSGARWLVISIVAMTSVNGIDYVLSAISDSLGSPVVLTVLKSLTASEVIGFILIAMTFSRPVLAADGDPEAPGRPWPRFLSGLLRLAGVGLILSALVGYVGLARFVSTQITLTGAVLVTMYIGILSGKAVGRQNSFAGTLVGHYFRRRFQLDAVSLDQAGLVAGFAIYLLALATGIPLILLSWGFQVRDLQIWAYRLFTEITIGNISISLVGILSGVLIFIAGLFGTRWFQRWLDGSIMARSHVDAGVRNSVKTGVGYLGIAFAGLIGISAAGIDLSSLALVAGALSLGIGFGLQNIVSNFVSGLILLVERPFKVGDWVVTGATEGFVRRISVRATEIETFQHQSIIVPNSDLINASVGNWTHRNRLGRVEIGVSVAYDSDPHQVMDILLELGTAHPLVLHTPEPSVAFLGFGAYSLDFELRVYLGDLFNGTKVRNDIRIGILERFRAQGIVIPLPQRNTTISQEPGGAAERQDSTKSAVARAAMGEIRRQARRKPKPVTAPTGDGPAEGAAEQKLP, from the coding sequence ATGGCAGTTTTCCTGCTGGTGGCCCTTGCCGTGTCGTCCCGGCATGCGGAGGCCCAGACCGCCCCTCCAGTCCAGACCGCCCCTCCAGTCCAGACCGGCCCGACGGTCCAGACCGCCCATCCCGCGCCCATGCCGGGCGCACAGCCGGATCCGCTGGTCGATGTCGGCGTGTCGCTCGACAAGGCGCGGCGGCAGCTGACGTCGCTGGCCGAACTGTCGAACCAGCCAACCGCCGACGATGCGCGGCTGGTGGACCTGAAGGCCAAGGTTGATGATCTCGCCCGCTCTGTGCTGAAGACCTCGGTCGCATTGCGGCCACGGCTCGGCGAAATCGCCAGCCGGCTGAAGGACCTCGGCGACCCGCCCAAGGACGGCCAGCCGCCCGAAGCGCAGGAAGAGACAGACGAGCGCAAGCGCCTGACCGACGAACGGGGTCGCATCAATGCGATCACCGGGACGGCCGAAAACATTTCGGTCGATGCGGGGGCGCTGGCCAATCATATTACCCAGCTGCGCCGTGCGCTGTTTACCGATACCCTGACCCGCCGCTCCATCCTCTCGGTCGACATGCTGTCGGAGGCCTCGACGGCGCTTGCCACCGAAGTCGATGACTTCCGTCGTGCCATCGTCAGCTGGACGACCTTCGTCTGGCGGACCAAGCAGGTCCAGCTGTTCAGCGCCGTCACCCTGTCGATTATCTCGGCCCTGGTGTTTCTCTCCGGCGGTTACCGGATGCTGGGCTTTCTGATCCGCCGCAATCCCGAAGATCCCGATCCACCCTATATCGGCCGGCTGTCGGTCGCCTTCTGGTCGACCATGCTGTCGGCCATGGCGCTCTGGTCGTTTCTGGCGGCCTGCGCCTTCTTCATGGACACGTTCAACGTGCTGCGCCCCGACATCGCGCCGATCATATCGGCAAGTCTCACGATGATCGGACTGGTCTATTTCGTCTGGCGTCTGAGCCATGCGGTCTTTGCCCCCTTTGCGTCCAGCTGGCGGCTGGTGCGGGTGTCCAACAGTGGCGCGCGCTGGCTGGTGATCTCGATTGTGGCGATGACGTCGGTCAACGGCATCGACTATGTGCTGAGCGCCATCAGCGATTCCCTCGGGTCGCCCGTGGTGCTGACGGTGCTGAAAAGCCTGACCGCGTCGGAAGTGATCGGCTTCATCCTGATTGCCATGACCTTTTCGCGCCCGGTGCTGGCCGCCGACGGCGATCCGGAAGCGCCCGGCAGGCCCTGGCCGCGCTTTCTCTCCGGCCTGCTGCGGCTGGCAGGGGTCGGGCTGATCCTGTCCGCCCTTGTCGGTTATGTCGGGCTCGCCCGTTTCGTCTCCACCCAGATCACGCTCACCGGGGCCGTGCTGGTGACCATGTATATCGGCATCCTGTCCGGCAAGGCGGTGGGACGGCAGAACAGCTTTGCAGGCACCCTGGTCGGGCACTATTTCCGCCGCCGGTTCCAGCTGGATGCCGTCAGCCTCGATCAGGCCGGCCTTGTCGCCGGTTTTGCAATCTACCTGCTGGCGCTGGCCACCGGCATTCCGCTGATCCTGCTGTCCTGGGGCTTCCAGGTGCGCGATCTCCAGATCTGGGCCTACCGGCTGTTCACCGAAATCACCATCGGCAATATCTCGATCTCGCTGGTCGGCATATTGAGCGGCGTGCTGATCTTCATTGCCGGCCTGTTCGGCACCCGCTGGTTCCAGCGCTGGCTGGATGGCAGCATCATGGCGCGCAGCCATGTGGATGCCGGGGTGCGCAATTCGGTGAAGACCGGCGTCGGCTATCTCGGCATCGCCTTTGCCGGGCTGATCGGCATTTCGGCTGCCGGGATCGATCTCTCCAGCCTCGCCCTTGTTGCCGGTGCCCTGTCGCTCGGCATCGGTTTCGGCCTGCAGAACATCGTTTCGAACTTCGTCTCCGGCCTGATCCTTTTGGTCGAGCGCCCGTTCAAGGTTGGCGACTGGGTGGTCACCGGTGCGACGGAAGGCTTCGTGCGCCGCATCTCGGTGCGCGCCACCGAAATCGAGACCTTCCAGCATCAGTCGATCATCGTGCCGAATTCCGATCTGATCAATGCCTCGGTCGGCAACTGGACCCATCGCAACCGGCTGGGCCGGGTCGAAATCGGCGTCTCGGTGGCCTATGACAGTGACCCGCACCAGGTGATGGATATCCTGCTCGAACTCGGCACTGCCCATCCGCTGGTGCTGCATACGCCGGAGCCTTCGGTCGCCTTCCTCGGTTTCGGGGCCTATTCGCTGGATTTCGAACTGCGCGTCTATCTTGGCGACCTGTTCAACGGCACGAAGGTGCGCAATGATATCCGCATCGGCATTCTGGAGAGGTTCCGCGCCCAGGGCATCGTCATTCCATTGCCCCAGCGCAACACGACGATCAGCCAGGAGCCCGGCGGGGCGGCCGAAAGGCAGGATTCCACCAAAAGCGCTGTCGCAAGGGCGGCTATGGGCGAGATCCGCAGGCAGGCCCGCCGCAAACCGAAACCGGTGACAGCACCAACCGGGGACGGACCGGCGGAGGGTGCTGCGGAACAGAAATTGCCATGA
- a CDS encoding DUF924 family protein → MADISSTAAEIVHFWFDTLEFKDWFGRCDGLDATISARYRDVHLALARGDFRQWMAAGEPCLAALLVLDQFSRNIYRGSPLAFACDGLGLALAEHAVEKGFDLAADPRRRLFFYLPFEHSERIEDQDRAVALIGTLNDPVTLDYAERHRAVIRTFGRFPHRNAILARVSTVEEQAYLAEPGAGF, encoded by the coding sequence ATGGCGGATATTTCCAGCACGGCGGCTGAGATTGTCCATTTCTGGTTCGACACGCTGGAGTTCAAGGACTGGTTCGGGCGTTGCGATGGCCTGGATGCCACGATTTCGGCGCGCTACCGTGATGTGCATCTCGCTCTGGCGCGGGGTGATTTTCGGCAGTGGATGGCGGCAGGCGAGCCCTGTCTTGCCGCCCTGCTGGTGCTCGACCAGTTCTCGCGCAACATCTATCGCGGTTCGCCACTGGCCTTTGCCTGCGATGGTCTCGGGCTGGCGCTGGCCGAACATGCGGTGGAGAAGGGTTTTGACCTGGCGGCGGATCCACGCCGCAGGCTGTTCTTCTACCTGCCCTTCGAACATTCCGAACGGATCGAGGATCAGGATCGTGCCGTGGCACTGATCGGCACCCTCAACGATCCCGTGACGCTGGATTATGCCGAGCGACATCGGGCGGTGATCCGGACATTCGGACGCTTCCCGCATCGCAACGCCATTCTCGCCCGGGTCTCGACTGTCGAGGAGCAGGCCTATCTGGCCGAACCCGGTGCCGGTTTTTAG
- a CDS encoding EAL domain-containing protein, whose protein sequence is MKAARAGPLHRRLLLLASFTALLIAGLMLNGVGLLTRVDNFLVAHRMALAPRKASGDIAFLAIDKQSLDQIGVWPWPRSTYGTIVDRLVQAGARDIAFDIDFSARSSPSGDEAFARALETAGGGVILPAFLQNGGAEQSNASLALTSPIALLADRAWVGGVNVVPQADGVLRSMPYGIPTADGPLSSIPVLLSGSTENRTDSFPIDFSISPATVPTYSVSRLLGGQLPPDALKGKSVLVGAYAVELKDYFTVPVGGMLAGPLVQVVAAETLLQHRVGTPVNPWGIASAAAWALALFLAFRPKRLTGQFVFLGAIALVFEAVGYYLFRDHALMVPTAAVHGALLATGFGCVIIELDLRRFLAVLSAREQRNTRHILEQVITDNSDAILIAAEDGRIVELSARVMQVFRPAQPLLVGDRIDGVLPSRMMLDIHRAFEAIRLGQIAAGDIREIDIRDGEGEEHCIEYSITPSRLETDRGASYVVCIAARDITERHRQEEALDRLSRYDALTGALRQTEFIDRLQHLLDDQSRLPVSVYSLNLHRFKTINATLGRDVGDTLLTMVVRTLETYDSGILLVGRTGGDSFCLARIDTGTEADAAQFADRLIRTLGVPFVLGENRAKIGVHIGFASLDGEQPADAAQLLDSAEFALDQARLVNGSGWSRFDPAASGKIILSRQVERELWRSLERQEISVSYQPQVRLTDRQLIGVEALVRWNHPELGVVSPGDFVEIAEANGFVEKLGQWVLLRACLDAMSWGQPITVAVNVSPLQFTRGDVVGDVEQALADSRLPPERLHLEITESTFLDKSEDLINKLGALKALGVSLALDDFGTGYSSFGYLAKFPLDKIKVDQMFVRSLTDSASSRAIVKSVRSLCQGLAITMICEGIETEAQLDFLRDIGCEQGQGWLFDKALPNEVIRNMTLGLA, encoded by the coding sequence GTGAAGGCTGCGCGCGCGGGTCCCCTGCATCGCCGATTGCTGCTGCTGGCAAGCTTCACGGCTTTGCTGATCGCCGGGCTGATGTTGAACGGGGTCGGCTTACTGACCCGGGTCGACAATTTTCTGGTGGCGCACCGCATGGCGCTCGCGCCGCGCAAGGCGAGTGGCGACATTGCCTTTCTCGCCATCGACAAGCAGAGCCTTGACCAGATCGGCGTCTGGCCCTGGCCGCGCTCCACCTATGGCACCATCGTCGACCGGCTGGTTCAGGCCGGTGCCCGGGATATTGCCTTCGATATCGACTTTTCCGCCCGCTCCAGCCCGTCCGGGGACGAGGCCTTTGCGCGGGCGCTGGAGACGGCGGGCGGCGGCGTGATCCTGCCTGCCTTTCTGCAGAATGGCGGGGCGGAGCAGTCCAATGCATCGCTTGCGCTGACCAGTCCGATTGCGCTCCTGGCCGACAGGGCCTGGGTGGGCGGGGTCAATGTGGTCCCGCAAGCCGACGGGGTGCTTCGCTCCATGCCGTATGGAATTCCGACGGCTGACGGGCCGCTTTCCTCTATTCCGGTGCTGTTGTCGGGTTCCACGGAAAACCGCACTGACAGTTTCCCCATCGATTTCTCGATCTCGCCGGCGACGGTCCCGACCTATTCCGTGTCGCGCCTCCTTGGCGGCCAGTTGCCGCCCGACGCGCTGAAGGGCAAGTCGGTGCTGGTGGGGGCCTATGCGGTCGAGCTCAAGGACTATTTCACGGTTCCCGTCGGTGGCATGCTGGCCGGGCCGCTGGTACAGGTTGTTGCCGCTGAGACCCTGCTGCAGCATCGGGTGGGAACGCCGGTCAATCCCTGGGGAATTGCCAGTGCTGCGGCCTGGGCGCTTGCCCTGTTCCTGGCATTCCGGCCAAAGAGGCTGACCGGCCAGTTCGTGTTTCTCGGCGCAATTGCCCTCGTCTTCGAGGCTGTCGGCTATTATCTGTTTCGCGACCATGCGCTGATGGTGCCGACGGCGGCGGTGCATGGTGCCCTGCTGGCAACGGGCTTCGGCTGCGTCATCATCGAGCTCGACCTGCGCCGCTTTCTGGCGGTTCTCTCCGCCCGCGAGCAGCGCAATACCCGCCACATTCTGGAACAGGTGATCACCGACAATTCGGATGCGATCCTGATTGCCGCCGAAGACGGGCGGATCGTCGAGCTGAGTGCGCGGGTCATGCAGGTATTTCGCCCCGCCCAGCCGCTGCTGGTCGGCGACCGGATTGACGGTGTGCTGCCCTCAAGGATGATGCTCGACATCCACCGCGCCTTCGAGGCAATACGCCTTGGCCAGATCGCTGCCGGTGACATCCGCGAGATCGACATACGCGACGGGGAAGGCGAAGAGCACTGCATCGAATATTCGATCACGCCATCGCGGCTCGAGACCGACAGGGGCGCATCCTATGTGGTCTGCATCGCCGCGCGCGATATCACCGAACGGCACCGGCAGGAGGAGGCTCTCGACCGGCTGTCGCGCTACGACGCCCTGACCGGGGCGTTGCGGCAGACGGAATTCATCGACCGGCTGCAACACCTGCTGGATGACCAGTCGCGCCTGCCGGTGAGCGTCTATTCCCTGAACCTGCACCGATTCAAGACCATCAATGCGACGCTCGGGCGGGATGTCGGCGACACCCTGCTGACCATGGTGGTACGCACGCTCGAGACCTACGATTCCGGTATCCTGCTGGTCGGGCGTACCGGTGGCGACAGTTTCTGCCTGGCGCGGATCGACACCGGGACAGAAGCGGATGCGGCGCAATTTGCCGACCGGCTGATCCGCACCCTCGGCGTTCCCTTCGTTCTCGGCGAAAACCGTGCCAAGATCGGTGTTCATATCGGCTTTGCCAGCCTGGATGGCGAACAGCCGGCCGATGCCGCGCAATTGCTGGACAGCGCCGAATTCGCGCTGGATCAGGCGCGGCTGGTCAACGGCTCCGGCTGGAGCCGGTTTGACCCCGCGGCTTCGGGCAAGATCATCCTGTCGCGGCAGGTGGAGCGTGAACTCTGGCGGTCGCTGGAACGGCAGGAGATTTCGGTGTCCTATCAGCCGCAGGTCCGGCTGACGGATCGCCAGCTGATTGGCGTCGAGGCGCTGGTGCGCTGGAACCACCCGGAACTGGGGGTGGTCTCGCCGGGGGATTTCGTCGAGATCGCCGAGGCCAACGGTTTTGTGGAAAAGCTCGGCCAATGGGTGCTTTTGCGTGCCTGTCTGGATGCGATGAGCTGGGGACAGCCGATCACCGTCGCGGTCAATGTCTCGCCGCTGCAATTCACCCGGGGGGATGTGGTGGGCGATGTCGAACAGGCGCTGGCGGACAGCCGCCTGCCGCCGGAACGCCTGCATCTGGAGATCACCGAATCCACTTTCCTCGACAAATCCGAAGACCTGATCAACAAGCTCGGGGCGCTCAAGGCGCTGGGCGTTTCGCTGGCGCTGGATGATTTCGGCACCGGCTATTCGTCCTTCGGCTATCTCGCGAAGTTTCCGCTCGACAAGATCAAGGTCGACCAGATGTTCGTGCGCAGCCTGACCGACAGCGCCTCCAGCCGCGCCATCGTCAAATCGGTCCGCTCGCTCTGCCAGGGACTGGCGATCACCATGATCTGCGAGGGGATTGAAACCGAGGCGCAGCTCGACTTCCTGCGCGACATCGGCTGCGAGCAGGGGCAGGGCTGGCTGTTCGACAAGGCCCTGCCGAATGAGGTGATCCGGAATATGACCCTGGGCTTGGCCTGA
- a CDS encoding FecR domain-containing protein has protein sequence MKMISYARVLSILTLCQATHGFAADWVVQKVSQPSRYTTDNRTWQVLKQGMSLPNESWISTGPRGRVVLQRARDQVTFQPGTLAGIFEKAGMAIHTDFAQQTGTLMLDIDPQVKPHLAVQTPYLAAVVKGTRFSVSVNGSGASVGVERGRVEVTDARSGERTGVRAGQQAAVDNNPATAMELSGVNTQFETISKVAPFAAMVPAAATTPAVSNETTSGVSNGPAADGSGAAAPGPAGAAGTGAGASDSASGNSHADGQEGGHAGHGDADHSDHSDSGHEVGSGKEGHEGDNRTGENGGKGGDGEDGKDGGTGHGDGHHGGNGHEHGHDD, from the coding sequence ATGAAGATGATCTCCTATGCCCGTGTGCTTTCCATCCTGACATTATGTCAGGCCACGCACGGTTTTGCAGCCGACTGGGTGGTTCAGAAGGTGAGCCAGCCCTCCCGCTACACAACAGACAACAGGACCTGGCAGGTCTTGAAGCAGGGCATGAGCCTGCCCAACGAAAGCTGGATCAGCACCGGCCCGCGCGGTCGCGTCGTGCTGCAAAGGGCCCGGGACCAGGTGACATTCCAGCCGGGAACGCTGGCAGGGATTTTCGAAAAGGCGGGCATGGCGATCCATACGGATTTCGCCCAGCAGACCGGCACGCTGATGCTGGATATCGATCCGCAGGTAAAGCCGCATCTGGCCGTCCAGACGCCCTATCTTGCCGCCGTGGTCAAGGGAACGCGCTTCAGCGTGTCCGTCAACGGTTCCGGTGCCAGCGTAGGGGTGGAAAGGGGCAGGGTCGAGGTGACGGATGCACGGAGCGGCGAGCGCACCGGGGTGCGTGCCGGCCAGCAGGCCGCCGTCGACAATAACCCGGCCACTGCCATGGAACTGTCCGGTGTCAACACCCAATTCGAAACGATCAGCAAGGTGGCACCCTTTGCCGCCATGGTTCCGGCGGCAGCGACCACGCCGGCCGTGTCGAACGAGACGACGTCAGGCGTGAGCAATGGTCCGGCTGCCGACGGGTCCGGCGCGGCGGCACCCGGTCCGGCGGGCGCGGCGGGCACCGGTGCCGGGGCCAGCGATTCTGCTTCCGGCAATTCCCATGCCGATGGGCAGGAGGGCGGCCATGCCGGCCATGGCGATGCCGACCATTCCGACCACAGCGATTCCGGTCATGAGGTAGGATCTGGCAAGGAGGGCCATGAAGGCGATAACCGCACGGGCGAAAATGGCGGCAAGGGTGGTGACGGTGAAGACGGAAAGGATGGCGGCACGGGACATGGTGATGGCCATCATGGAGGCAATGGGCATGAGCATGGCCACGACGATTAG
- a CDS encoding response regulator, with protein MTSSLAGSEDPVSSRAFLSGGGETAAIIAGFDWSKTPLGPLEQWSQAMKATCNLILHSPVPMVTLWGDDGIMIYNDAYAVVAGGRHPALFGSKVREGWPEVAEFNDHVMKTCLAGRTLAYRDQELTLRRHAGEPEQVWMDLDYSPLMDEAGRPAGVIAIVVETTDKVRAEQQLRAGERRRVALIELTDQFRNSADPGDIAFAAARMLAAVMHVSRAGYGRIDTLRETLLIERDWNAPEVESLAGTLHLRDFGSYVDNLKRGETVVVADADADPRTVSHAAALKVISATAFINIPITERGVPVAVLYLNNAGARHWLPEEISFIRDVAERTRVASERRRAEQALRQLAGELEQQVMERTAELDRIWRNARDLLVVLNEEGDIRSVNPAWTTALGYSPRESLGEDLHHFAFVADEVKLAIHDIRADRIPFFIDRQLCFRHKDGSERWIDWRITTEGRLLFAYGRDVTAEREQKNQLFRAGEQLRHAQKMEAIGQLTGGVAHDFNNLLQVISGSLQSLTPEVAGNARAENHLQRALAGVRRGANLSNQLLAFGRRQALEPKVINIARFIDTLEEMLHRTIGEAIEIHVVRAADLWTTLIDPSQIENALLNLALNARDAMSGIGKLTIELANIEVEAAEAGPEMDLAAGHYVMLAVSDTGVGMPPETLARAFEPFFSTKPVGKGSGLGLSMVYGFVKQSGGHVRIDSLPGEGTTIRIYLPRSKAEEDRLAEAGPGPISGGTETILIAEDDDEVRATVVEMLSELGYRVLAAGDAASALEVVESGAPVDLLFTDVVMPGPLRSADLARRARQRLPDLAVLFTSGYTENSIVHDGRLDAGVELLSKPYSREALARRIRQVLSGRPRREPAETERQATLPDRLAARGPAAEDVAMAEAAEATALRILVVEDDFLIRLNTLDILEDLGHRPAGAASAEDALKLFETGDFDILLTDMGLPQMSGTELARTLRGRSPGIGVIFATGNDLLPDVPGLRPPVLLQKPFDSQDIAEALVTALVAAR; from the coding sequence ATGACAAGCAGTCTGGCCGGCAGCGAAGACCCGGTTTCGAGCCGTGCATTCTTGTCAGGGGGCGGGGAAACCGCCGCCATCATTGCCGGTTTCGACTGGTCCAAAACCCCGCTCGGACCGCTCGAACAGTGGTCGCAGGCGATGAAGGCCACCTGCAATCTCATCCTGCACTCGCCGGTCCCGATGGTGACGCTCTGGGGTGACGACGGGATCATGATCTACAATGATGCCTATGCTGTCGTCGCCGGGGGACGGCATCCGGCCCTGTTCGGCAGCAAGGTGCGCGAAGGCTGGCCCGAGGTCGCCGAATTCAACGATCATGTGATGAAGACCTGTCTTGCCGGCCGGACATTGGCCTATCGCGACCAGGAACTGACGCTCAGACGCCATGCGGGCGAGCCCGAACAGGTGTGGATGGATCTCGATTATTCCCCGCTGATGGACGAGGCGGGACGTCCCGCCGGGGTCATCGCCATCGTCGTGGAAACCACGGACAAGGTGCGGGCCGAGCAGCAATTGCGCGCCGGGGAGCGTCGCCGCGTCGCGCTGATCGAGTTGACCGACCAGTTTCGCAACAGTGCCGACCCCGGTGACATCGCCTTTGCGGCGGCCCGCATGCTGGCAGCTGTCATGCATGTCAGCCGTGCGGGCTATGGCAGGATCGACACGCTCCGGGAAACCCTGCTGATTGAACGGGACTGGAATGCGCCGGAGGTCGAAAGCCTCGCCGGAACCCTGCATCTGCGCGATTTCGGCAGCTATGTCGACAATCTCAAGCGCGGCGAAACCGTGGTGGTGGCGGATGCAGACGCCGATCCCCGCACGGTCAGCCATGCGGCAGCACTAAAGGTCATCAGCGCCACCGCCTTCATCAATATTCCGATCACCGAGCGCGGCGTTCCGGTGGCCGTGCTCTATCTCAACAATGCCGGAGCGCGGCATTGGCTGCCGGAGGAAATCAGCTTCATCCGCGATGTGGCGGAACGGACCCGGGTTGCCTCCGAGCGCCGCCGGGCGGAGCAGGCGCTTCGCCAGCTTGCCGGAGAGCTTGAACAGCAGGTGATGGAGCGCACGGCGGAACTCGACCGCATCTGGCGCAATGCCCGCGATTTGCTGGTGGTGCTGAATGAGGAGGGGGATATCCGCTCTGTCAATCCCGCCTGGACGACCGCGCTCGGCTACAGCCCGCGGGAATCGCTGGGCGAAGACCTGCACCACTTTGCCTTTGTCGCGGACGAGGTCAAACTGGCCATCCATGATATCCGGGCCGACAGAATTCCGTTCTTCATCGACCGGCAACTCTGCTTCCGGCACAAGGATGGCTCGGAGCGATGGATCGACTGGCGCATCACCACCGAAGGCAGGCTGTTGTTTGCCTATGGTCGCGACGTGACGGCGGAACGCGAGCAAAAGAACCAGTTGTTCCGGGCCGGGGAACAGTTGCGGCATGCCCAGAAGATGGAAGCCATCGGTCAGCTGACCGGTGGGGTCGCCCATGATTTCAACAATCTGCTCCAGGTGATTTCCGGCAGCCTGCAATCCCTCACCCCTGAGGTGGCAGGCAATGCCAGGGCGGAAAACCATCTGCAGCGGGCGCTGGCCGGGGTCAGGCGCGGGGCCAATCTTTCAAACCAGCTTCTGGCCTTCGGTCGCCGCCAGGCGCTGGAACCGAAAGTCATCAATATCGCGCGCTTCATCGACACGCTGGAGGAGATGCTGCACCGCACGATTGGCGAAGCCATCGAGATCCACGTGGTCAGGGCTGCGGATCTGTGGACTACGCTGATAGATCCCTCGCAGATCGAAAACGCCCTGCTCAACCTGGCGCTCAATGCCCGCGACGCGATGAGCGGCATCGGCAAGCTGACCATCGAACTCGCCAATATCGAGGTCGAGGCGGCAGAGGCCGGGCCGGAGATGGATCTCGCGGCGGGACACTATGTCATGCTCGCCGTTTCGGACACCGGCGTCGGCATGCCTCCGGAAACCCTGGCCCGGGCCTTCGAGCCGTTCTTTTCCACCAAGCCGGTGGGCAAGGGCAGCGGGTTGGGCCTGTCGATGGTCTATGGTTTCGTCAAGCAGTCCGGCGGTCATGTCAGGATCGACAGCCTGCCGGGGGAGGGCACCACCATCCGCATCTATCTGCCCCGCTCCAAGGCGGAGGAGGACCGGCTGGCCGAAGCCGGTCCCGGCCCGATATCGGGCGGCACGGAAACCATTCTGATCGCCGAAGACGACGATGAAGTCCGCGCCACGGTGGTCGAGATGCTGTCCGAGCTTGGCTATCGCGTGCTGGCCGCCGGCGATGCGGCAAGCGCTCTTGAGGTGGTCGAGAGCGGCGCGCCGGTCGACCTGCTGTTTACCGATGTGGTGATGCCGGGACCCTTGCGCAGCGCCGATCTTGCCCGGCGGGCCCGGCAACGGCTGCCGGACCTGGCCGTGCTCTTCACCTCAGGCTATACGGAAAATTCGATTGTCCATGATGGCAGGCTCGATGCGGGCGTCGAACTTCTGTCGAAGCCCTACAGCCGCGAAGCGCTGGCGCGCCGCATCAGGCAGGTGCTCTCCGGTCGCCCGCGCCGGGAACCGGCAGAAACGGAACGCCAGGCCACCCTGCCGGACAGGCTTGCGGCCCGCGGGCCAGCGGCAGAGGACGTGGCAATGGCGGAGGCAGCAGAGGCCACAGCGCTGCGCATACTCGTGGTCGAGGATGATTTCCTGATCCGCCTCAACACGCTCGATATTCTCGAGGATCTCGGCCATCGGCCGGCCGGGGCCGCATCGGCGGAGGACGCCCTGAAGCTGTTCGAAACCGGGGACTTCGATATATTGCTCACCGATATGGGCCTGCCGCAGATGTCAGGCACCGAACTCGCCCGTACCCTTCGCGGCAGGTCGCCCGGCATCGGCGTGATCTTTGCCACCGGCAACGACCTGCTGCCCGACGTGCCCGGCCTTCGCCCCCCGGTACTGCTGCAAAAACCCTTTGATAGCCAGGATATTGCCGAAGCACTCGTCACCGCACTTGTCGCCGCACGGTGA